A region of Capra hircus breed San Clemente chromosome 11, ASM170441v1, whole genome shotgun sequence DNA encodes the following proteins:
- the MRPL19 gene encoding 39S ribosomal protein L19, mitochondrial yields MAASMARGCQAAKGLGPSFRSARALLPVSTSVASRVLAGPGRRQITRPSEPGVFQPPPKPVIVDKRRPQRRESRFLSPEFIPPRGRTNPLKFQIERKDMLERRKILHIPEFYVGSILRVTTADPYANGKTSQFLGICIQRSGKGLGATFILRNTIEGQGVEICFELYNPRIQEIQVVKLEKRLDDSLLYLRDALPEYSTFDMNMKPVAQEPNQEVPINQLKVKMKPKPWSKRWERPKFNVKGIRFDLCLTKEQMKEAQKWSQPWLEFDMMREYDTSKIEAAIWNEIEASKNS; encoded by the exons ATGGCGGCCTCCATGGCAAGGGGCTGCCAGGCTGCAAAGGGTCTGGGCCCGAGCTTTCGATCCGCCAGGGCTCTACTCCCTGTGTCAACCTCTGTCGCCAGCC GGGTCCTGGCGGGGCCGGGCCGGCGGCAGATCACTAGACCTTCTGAGCCTGGCGTGTTCCAGCCACCGCCGAAACCGGTTATAGTGGACAAGCGCCGCCCCCAGCGCCGGGAAAGCAG GTTCTTGAGTCCTGAATTCATTCCTCCAAGGGGAAGAACAAATCCTCTGAAATttcaaatagaaagaaaagatatgttagaaaggagaaaaatactcCACATTCCAGAGTTCTACGTTG GAAGCATTCTTCGTGTTACTACTGCTGACCCATATGCCAATGGAAAAACCAGCCAGTTTCTGGGGATTTGTATCCAGAGATCGGGAAAAGGACTTGGAGCTACTTTTATCCTTAGGAATACTATTGAAGGACAAG GTGTTGAGATTTGCTTTGAACTTTATAATCCTCGAATCCAGGAGATCCAAGTTGTCAAATTAGAGAAACGGCTTGACGATAGTTTGCTATACTTGCGAGATGCCCTTCCTGAATACAGCACTTTTGATATGAACATGAAGCCAGTAGCACAGGAACCTAACCAAGAAGTTCCTATTAATCAG ctaaaagtaaaaatgaagccAAAACCCTGGTCCAAACGCTGGGAACGTCCAAAATTTAATGTTAAAGGGATCAGATTTGACCTTTGTTTAACCAAAGAGCAAATGAAAGAAGCCCAGAAGTGGAGTCAGCCATGGCTTGAGTTTGATATGATGAGGGAATATGACACGTCAAAGATCGAAGCTGCAATATGGAATGAAATTGAAGCATCGAAAAATTCCTGA